A segment of the Streptomyces sp. NBC_00376 genome:
ACCGCAGACGCCACGCCGGTCCGGGCCATGCAAGCCGAGGGCGTAAAGGCCCAGGCTGGCCAATGGGTCCACCTGGTCGGTGTCCACGACAAAGTCGCCGACACGCTCACGCTCTACGTCAACGGCACCAAAGCCGGCTCGGTCAAGCTCGGCGGCGCCTGGTACGCAGGCGGCCCCGTGCAGGTGGGCGCAGGCCGGTACGGCACCGACGTGACCAGCTACTTCCCAGGCCAGATCGATGACGTCCGCATCTTCGACCGGCCACTGGCAGCCGACGAAGTACTCCAGATGGGCAAGCAACGCCCGGAATTGAAGAACCGCTGGATGTTCGAGGAAACCAGCACAACAACCCCGGCCACCACACCTGACGACGCAGCGAGCAAGAAGCCACTGACCCTGCACGGCGGAGCTAAGATCGGCTCAGGATGGATCGACTTCGGTGGCCTGGAGCTCAACGGCAAGGACGCATACGCGGCCACCGACGCCCTGTCCGTCGACACCAGCGGCAGTTTCACCGTCACCGCCTGGGCACAGGCCGCCGCGACCCCCGATCACCCGATCGCGCTGCTCAGCGCGGAGGGAGCCAAACGCAGCGCCTTTGAAGTGAGCTTCCAACCTGATGTCGCCAACCCTGAGGGTTTGGGGCGTTGGGAACTGACTTTGCCGGACAAGGACGCAGCGGACGCCAACGTCACCCAAGTCAGCAGCTCTGAATTCGATGACGTGCGGGACTGGAACCATCTTGCGGTCGTCTACGACGGCTTCACCAAGGAAGTCCGGCTCTACGTCAATGGCATCCTGCAGGAAGTGGCGTGCGGCGACGCGGACGGTAATGGCGAAGCGGACGACACCGCATGCAAGGACCTGATCGCTCGGGCCGACAACGTCCTGACCTTCAAGGCCAGTGGAGCCTTGCAGGTGGGCCGGGCCAGCAGCAACCCACAGGCGTATTTCGCTGGCGTGGTTGATGATGTATGGACGTTCCAGGGTGCCCTGAACGACAGCCAGGTCAGCGAGATGGCTGGGGCCCTCTTCGGCCTCCCCACGGATGTGCCCGCCGGCAGCTGAAGCACCAAGGGTGCCCGGTGATCCGCCGGGCACCCCGCCCAGACATTGCGCCCGTTCAGCCTGAACCATTCCTAGTAGTGCTTGGTCATGTGCGGTCTGCGATGGCGTGTCTTCTTGATGGGTCGTGTCGTTGACAGGACGTGCTGAGTGGGGAGTTGGCTGCGGTCCGGTGTGATCTGGAGGACTTCGCGGCGGAGATGTTCGAGCCGTTCGCGCGAGCGGATCAGCGTCGGTGGGGTGGGGTCTATCTGCGGGGCCTGCTGCTGGACGGCGGGCGCAAGTCGGTGGAACCGATGGCCGCCCGCCTGGGCGAAGACGGGAACCGGCAGGCGCTGGCCCACTTCATCACCTCCAGCCCGTGGGATGCGGCGCATGTGCGGGCCCGTCTGGCCTGGCGTATGCAGCCGGTCGTCAAGCCCACCGCGTTGATCATCGATGACACCGGGTTCCTCAAGGACGGGGATGCGTCGGCGTGTGTGACCCGGCAGTACACCGGCACTGCGGGCAAGGTCACCAACTGCCAGGCCGGGGTGTCGCTGCACCTGGCTTCCAACGGCGCCTCGGCGGCGGTGAACTGGCGTCTGTTCCTGCCCGGGAGCTGGGATCCCGCCTCGCCGAAGGCCGATCAGGCCAAAGTGGCCCGCCGTGGCAAGTGCGCCATCCCTGCCCAGGTGGGCCATGTCGAGAAGTGGCAGCTGGCCCTCGACATGATCGACGAGACGCGGTCCTGGGGCATCGAGGTGCCCCAGGTCATCGCCGACGGCGGCTACGGTGACACCGCCGCCTTCCGGCTCGGCCTGGAAGAACGCGGTCTCGATTACGTGGTGGGCATCTCGACCTCGACCACCGCACAGCCCGAGGACGCACAGCCGTCTGCCCCGGCCTGCACAGGCCGGGGCAGACGGCCGGTTCCTGCCTACCCCGAGCCGGCCCGGAGGGTGAAGAGCCTGGTCATCGCGGCCGGAAAGTCTTCCGCGCGGCCGGTGCAGTGGAGGGAGGGATCACGGCCGGGCAGTGGCCGCAGCGGGCACAAACGCATGTACTCGCGCTTCGTGGCCCTGCGGATCCGGCCCGCCGGACGCGAGATCCGCAAGGCCACGGCCGCCACCGAGCTTCCGGTCCGCTGGTTGCTGGCCGAATGGCCCGCCGACCAGGACGAGCCCGTGCAGTTCTGGCTCTCCAACCTGCCCGCAACCACCCCGTTGCCCGTCCTCGTGCGCACCGCGAAGCTCCGCTGGCGCATCGAGAACGACTACCGCGAGATGAAACAGGCCCTGGGCCTGGCCCACTTCGAAGGCCGAACCTGGCCAGGCTGGCACCACCACGTCACCCTCGTCTCGGTCGCCCACGCCTTCTGCACCCTGCAGCGACTGAGCCGATCCCCAAAAGAGACGGCGTCGGCCTGAGCCTCTACCGAGTCGTCCACGAGCTGCAGATACTCCTCGCGATCTGGACCGGCGCCTGCCCCACCTGTCACCGCAACATGCCAGACCCCGCACCAACATGACCAAGCACTACTAGTGTCCTGCGCCGGAGATCCGTCGTTAGTTCCTGTATGAGTGTTTCTGCGAGTGCGCCGGGACCGCGTCGTGGTCCGAAGCTGGAACCGTTGTTGTTGTCCGTTGACGAGCGTGCGGTGTTGGAGCGTTGGGCCCGGCGGGCGACGTCTGCGCAGGCGGTGGCGTTACGGGCGCGGATCGTGCTGGCGTGTGCAGGTCCTGACGTTCCGCCGATTGTTGTGGTGGCTCGGGATCTTCGGGTAGCGGCGGATACGGTCCGCAAGTGGCGTCGGCGGTTCCTGGCCGGCCGGCTGGACGGGTTGGTGGACGAGCCCCGGCCGGGCCGGCCGCCCACCATCAGCGTCGATCGGGTGGAGGCGGTCGTGGTCAGCACGCTGGAGGAAATGCCGAAGAACGCCACCCACTGGTCGCGCAAGTCGATGGCCGACCGCAGTGGGCTGTCGAAGTCGACCGTGGGCCGGATCTGGCGGAAGTTCCATCTCAAGCCTCATCTGACGGACACGTTCAAACTGTCGTCGGACCCGTTGTTCGTGGAGAAGGTCTACGACGTGGTCGGGCTGTACTTCAATCCGCCCGAAGGGGCGGTGGTGCTGTCGGTGGACGAGAAGTCGCAGATCCAGGCGCTGGACCGGTCCCAGCCGGTGCTGCCGATGATGCCGGGCATGCCCGAGCGTCGCACCCCCGACTACATCCGTAACGGTCTGACCACCCTCTTCGCGGCCTTCGACGTCGCGACCGGCGAAGTCATCACCTCACTGCACCGTCGACACCGGGCAGCGGAGTTCAAGAAGTTCCTCATCAAGATCGAAAAGGAGGTTCCTGGGCACCTCCAGGTCCACCTGATCTGCGACAACTATGGCACCCACAAGACACCGGCCATCAAGGCATGGCTGGCCAAACACCCCCGATTCCACCTGCGCTTCACCCCCACCGGTTCGTCCTGGATCAACCAGGTGGAGAGATGGTTCGGCTTCCTCGCCGACCAGAAGATCCGCCGCGGATCCCACAAAAGCGTGCGTTCCCTGGAAGCCGACATCCGAGCCTGGGTCAAGGAATGGAACGAAAACCCAACACCGTTCACCTGGACAAAGACGGCCGAAGAGATCCTCGACTCACTGGCCCGCTTCTGCCAACGGATCTCCGGCGCGGGACACTAGTGTGATGCGCCAGAAAAGGCGATCTTAAGTCTGCCGCTGGTTTTCGGTGCTGGGTGGGCTGATTTTGGTGAGGTAGTCGGCGAGGGACTTGAGGATCTCGTCGGCGGTCTTGGTCCAGGTGAACGGCTTCGGGTTCTCGTTCCAGGTGTCGATCCAGGCGGTGATGTCCTTCTCCAGGGCTGTCACGGAGGTGTGGACGCCGCGGCGGATGAGTTTGTCAGTCAGCAGGCCGAACCACCGCTCGACCTGGTCCGATGGGCACGGCCTTGTCGATCCGGATCAGGAACTTCTTGAACTCGATGGCGCGGTGGCGGCGGTGCCGTTCCGATATGACGGTGCCGTCGGCGATGTTGAAGGCGGCGAACAGGCTGGTGATCCCGTGCCGGTAGTAGTCGTGGGTGCGGCGTTCGGGCATGCCCGGCATCATCGGCAGTACCGGCTGCGAGCGGTCCAGTGCCTGGATCTGGCTCTTTTCATCGACGCAGAGAACCACCGCCTTCTCTGGCGGCTGGTGGTAGAGGCCGACGACGTCGACGACCTTGGCGACGAACTGCGGGTCGGTGGACAGTTTGAAGGAGTCCTGCAGGTGGGGCTTGAGGTCGAACTTCTTCCAGATCCGCCCGACGGTCGATTTCGACAGCCCGCTGTGCTTCGCCATCGAGGCACGCGACCAGTGCGTGTCCTTGCCCGGGACGGACTCCAGAGTCGCCACGAGTACGTCCTCGACCTGGTCGAGCAGGACCGAGGGCGGCCTGCCGGGGCGGGGCTCGTCCGTCAGTCCGTCCAGACGCAGGGTGATGAACCTGGAGCGCCAGCGGTTCACCGTCGCGTGGGCGATGCCGAGTTCGGCCGCGACCTCCTTGTTCGTCCCGCCCTCCGCACACCGCAGCACGATCTTCGCGCGCAGTGCCAGGAACTGCGCGGTCTTCGCCCGCCGCGCCCAGCGCGTCAGCTCCGCACGCTCGGCTTCGCTGAGCACCAGGTCCGGCTTGCGCCGCCCCGGCCGCGGCTCATCCACCAAGCCCGCCAGCCGCCGGGCCACGAACCGCGAACGCCACTTGCGCACCGTCTCCACGGACACCCCACAGTCTGCCGCCACAGCGGTATTTGACGCCCCGTCCGCACAGGCCAGGATGATCCGCGCCCGCTCCGCCACACGGGCCGGCACCCCGCCACCCGCCCAGCGCAGCAACTCCGCACGCTCCTCAGCGGACAGCACGACTTCGACAGCACGAGGGCCTCGATGCGACATAAAAACAGCCTACAGACTTAAGACCGGCTTTTCTGGCGCATCACACTAGGGAGGCGTAGTCAGTGTCGGACTTGCGGCGGTGGAAGTAGTCGAGCAGGAGCCGACGGACGCTCTGATTGCGGATGGTGTGGCGGTCGACGAGTTCCTCGAGCGTGAGCTGGCCACGGTGCAGGGCCTGACGCAGGGTGGCGGGTGTGCTGGGTGGGAGGTGGCCCATGGCGTGCAGGACGTTCCAGGCAGCATGCCCGGCGAACACGTTGGCGTCCTTCTTGCCGGGCCGCAGAACAGCCTTCGCCGTGCGCGAGGTGTGGGCGTGGTGGAGCAGGGCCGCCGGGGTGAGGTCGGCGAAGCCGATGCCCTGGACCGCGAGCAGGCAGCACACGTCGAAGAGCGCTTCGCGTTTGTGGGGCCAGGAGAAGTCATGGTGAGCGACCTGGGCGGCGTACTTCTCCAGCAGGGGATCGTTCTGGGCAGCGATGAACTGGTCGGGGAATCCGTTGAAGTTGTGCTTCTTCATCACCAGCAGCGTCGGCTGGACGACACGGAGGCAGAACAGCGCCCTGACGCCGACGCTGTACTTCTGCCTGGTCCGGTTGGTGCCCAGATCAGCGGCAGTGATCTCGCCGCGGCCCAGGGGGCTGGCATCCCAGCGCTGTTGCCAGGTGCCGCCCTCGAACCCGCCCAGGTAGGCCAGGATGCGCCGGGTGGAGGCCCGGTGCTGTTCGGCGGTCCGTGCGGCGGCTGTCGGCGGGGCTTCGTACGCGAGTTGGCCGATGAGCTGTGGTGTGGCGACGGACAGATCCCCGAAGGGGCGCGGCACGATGGTCGCCAAGGCCGGTTGGGCCTCGATCCGGTTGGAGGCGGAGTTGCTGGCGAAGGCCGGCTCGTCTCCGGTGTGGGTGTGGCGGCGGCTGACTCCGGTGGTGAGACGGACGAGATCAGGCACCAAACACCGCCTCGATGTCCGCGGCGGCGTAGCCCG
Coding sequences within it:
- a CDS encoding IS701 family transposase; translation: MLSGELAAVRCDLEDFAAEMFEPFARADQRRWGGVYLRGLLLDGGRKSVEPMAARLGEDGNRQALAHFITSSPWDAAHVRARLAWRMQPVVKPTALIIDDTGFLKDGDASACVTRQYTGTAGKVTNCQAGVSLHLASNGASAAVNWRLFLPGSWDPASPKADQAKVARRGKCAIPAQVGHVEKWQLALDMIDETRSWGIEVPQVIADGGYGDTAAFRLGLEERGLDYVVGISTSTTAQPEDAQPSAPACTGRGRRPVPAYPEPARRVKSLVIAAGKSSARPVQWREGSRPGSGRSGHKRMYSRFVALRIRPAGREIRKATAATELPVRWLLAEWPADQDEPVQFWLSNLPATTPLPVLVRTAKLRWRIENDYREMKQALGLAHFEGRTWPGWHHHVTLVSVAHAFCTLQRLSRSPKETASA
- a CDS encoding IS630 family transposase, translating into MSVSASAPGPRRGPKLEPLLLSVDERAVLERWARRATSAQAVALRARIVLACAGPDVPPIVVVARDLRVAADTVRKWRRRFLAGRLDGLVDEPRPGRPPTISVDRVEAVVVSTLEEMPKNATHWSRKSMADRSGLSKSTVGRIWRKFHLKPHLTDTFKLSSDPLFVEKVYDVVGLYFNPPEGAVVLSVDEKSQIQALDRSQPVLPMMPGMPERRTPDYIRNGLTTLFAAFDVATGEVITSLHRRHRAAEFKKFLIKIEKEVPGHLQVHLICDNYGTHKTPAIKAWLAKHPRFHLRFTPTGSSWINQVERWFGFLADQKIRRGSHKSVRSLEADIRAWVKEWNENPTPFTWTKTAEEILDSLARFCQRISGAGH